In Zingiber officinale cultivar Zhangliang chromosome 8B, Zo_v1.1, whole genome shotgun sequence, a single genomic region encodes these proteins:
- the LOC122017828 gene encoding protein STABILIZED1-like — translation MVFVRTLDGKTLAIDLCPTSTSLHALKLAIAARSGVPPHHQRLFLASRRLLSATVGGADDSSTTLSDLAVRHSSTMTLHLPLLGGTQTPAGPARPPRYEFLNSKPPPNYVAGLGRGATGFTTRSDIGPARAAPDLPDRSAAAIGAAAAPGAGRGRGKGAGGDEEEEEEEADGKGYDENQKFDQFEGNDFGLFASAEYDEDDKEADAVWEAIDKRMDSRRKDRREARLKQEIEKYRASNPKITEQFADLKRKLADVTPEQWDSIPDIGDHSLKNKKKRFESFVPVPDTLLEKARQEQELVTALDPKSRGVGGTETPWSQTPVTDLTAVGEGRGTVLSLKLDRLSDSVSGQTVVDPKGYLTDLKSMKITSDAEISDIKKARLLLKSVTQTNPKHPPGWIAAARLEEVAGKLQAARELIQKGCEECPKNDDVWLEACRLASPDEAKAVIAKGVKAIPNSVKLWLQAAKLETSDLTKSKVLRKGLEHIPDSVRLWKAVVELANEEDARLLLHRAVECCPLYVELWLALARLETYEQAKKVLNKAREKLSKEPAIWITAAKLEEANGNIASVGKVIERGIRSLQREGFEIDREVWMKEAESAERAGSVVTCQAIIHNTIGIGVEEEDRKRTWVADAEECKKRGSIETARAIYAHALTVFLTKKSIWLKAAQLEKSHGTKESLDALLRKAVTYKPQAEVLWLMGAKEKWLSGDVPAARQILQEAYAAIPNSEEIWLAAFKLEFENHEPERARMILAKARERGGTERVWMKSAIVERELGNLTEERRLLEEGLKLFPSFFKLWLMLGQMEDRLGQGEKTKEAYENGLKHCPQCVPLWLSLANLEERTNGLSKARAVLTMARKKNPQNPELWLAAIRSEARHGNKKEADSLMAKALQECPTSGILWAASIEMVPRPQRKTKSADALKRCDHDAYVISSVAKLFWQDRKVDKARNWFNRAVTLSPDIGDFWVFYYKFELQHGTDETQKDVLKRCVAAEPKHGERWQVISKAVENSHLPIEAILKKVVLALGKEENSTVLDGIKP, via the coding sequence ATGGTGTTCGTCCGTACGCTCGACGGCAAAACCCTAGCGATCGATCTGTGCCCGACCTCCACCTCCCTCCACGCCCTAAAGCTCGCGATCGCTGCCCGTTCCGGCGTCCCTCCCCACCACCAGCGCCTCTTCCTCGCCTCTCGCCGCCTTCTCTCCGCTACCGTCGGCGGTGCTGATGACTCATCCACCACGTTGTCTGACCTCGCCGTCCGACACTCCTCCACCATGACACTGCACCTTCCTCTCCTCGGTGGCACTCAGACCCCTGCTGGCCCCGCCCGCCCCCCACGGTACGAGTTTCTCAACTCAAAGCCTCCCCCCAACTACGTCGCCGGTCTCGGCCGTGGCGCCACAGGATTCACTACAAGATCTGATATTGGCCCTGCTCGCGCTGCCCCTGACCTCCCTGATCGCTCTGCCGCTGCCATCGGTGCTGCTGCAGCCCCTGGTGCTGGACGTGGCCGGGGTAAGGGAGCTGGAggtgatgaggaggaggaggaagaagaggccgaCGGCAAGGGATACGATGAAAACCAAAAGTTTGACCAGTTCGAGGGTAACGATTTCGGACTTTTTGCCTCTGCGGAGTATGATGAAGACGACAAGGAAGCTGATGCTGTTTGGGAGGCCATTGATAAGAGGATGGATTCAAGAAGGAAAGACAGGAGAGAAGCTAGGCTTAAGCAAGAGATTGAAAAGTACCGGGCTTCAAATCCTAAGATAACCGAGCAGTTTGCAGATCTGAAAAGAAAGCTCGCAGATGTGACTCCAGAGCAGTGGGATAGCATCCCGGATATTGGAGATCACTCCCTAAAGAACAAAAAGAAGCGATTTGAAAGTTTTGTGCCAGTTCCGGACACCCTCCTCGAGAAGGCTAGACAGGAGCAAGAGCTTGTCACAGCCCTAGATCCTAAAAGCCGTGGGGTTGGAGGGACGGAGACACCCTGGTCGCAAACTCCTGTCACGGATCTTACTGCAGTTGGAGAAGGTAGGGGCACTGTGCTCTCTTTGAAGCTGGATAGATTGTCAGATTCTGTCTCAGGGCAAACTGTGGTCGATCCAAAGGGTTATCTGACAGATCTCAAGAGCATGAAAATCACTAGTGATGCAGAGATTTCGGATATCAAAAAGGCAAGGTTGTTGCTTAAATCTGTTACCCAGACAAACCCAAAGCACCCCCCTGGATGGATTGCTGCAGCTAGATTGGAGGAGGTTGCCGGAAAACTCCAAGCAGCACGAGAGTTGATTCAGAAAGGATGTGAGGAGTGCCCTAAGAACGATGATGTTTGGTTAGAAGCTTGTCGGCTGGCAAGCCCTGATGAAGCTAAGGCTGTCATTGCTAAGGGTGTGAAAGCAATTCCAAATTCAGTGAAGTTATGGTTGCAGGCAGCAAAATTGGAGACCAGTGATCTGACCAAAAGCAAGGTGCTGAGGAAAGGGTTGGAGCACATTCCAGATTCTGTGAGGTTGTGGAAAGCTGTAGTTGAACTAGCAAACGAGGAGGATGCAAGACTTTTGCTACATAGAGCTGTGGAGTGCTGCCCACTTTACGTTGAGCTGTGGCTTGCCCTTGCAAGGTTAGAGACTTATGAACAAGCAAAGAAGGTCCTTAACAAAGCAAGGGAAAAGCTATCCAAGGAGCCTGCAATTTGGATCACTGCAGCAAAGTTGGAGGAAGCTAACGGCAATATTGCATCAGTTGGAAAGGTAATTGAGAGAGGTATAAGATCATTGCAGAGAGAAGGATTTGAGATTGATCGAGAAGTTTGGATGAAGGAAGCAGAATCTGCAGAACGTGCTGGATCAGTTGTTACTTGTCAGGCAATAATTCACAACACCATTGGTATTGGGGTGGAAGAAGAAGATCGGAAAAGGACATGGGTTGCTGATGCTGAGGAATGCAAGAAGCGTGGCTCCATTGAAACGGCTCGGGCTATATATGCCCATGCATTAACTGTGTTCCTTACCAAGAAAAGCATATGGCTCAAGGCAGCTCAGCTTGAGAAGAGCCATGGAACCAAAGAGTCTCTGGATGCACTCCTGAGAAAAGCTGTTACATACAAGCCACAAGCTGAAGTGCTATGGCTGATGGGTGCAAAAGAAAAGTGGCTCTCAGGAGACGTACCTGCAGCACGACAAATTCTGCAGGAAGCATATGCTGCAATTCCCAATTCAGAGGAAATTTGGCTGGCTGCCTTCAAGCTTGAATTTGAAAACCATGAACCTGAGAGAGCAAGAATGATTTTAGCCAAAGCTCGTGAGAGAGGAGGAACTGAAAGAGTTTGGATGAAATCTGCTATCGTAGAAAGAGAATTGGGGAACCTTACTGAGGAACGGAGATTGCTGGAGGAAGGGTTAAAGTTGTTTCCTTCATTCTTCAAGTTGTGGCTAATGCTAGGACAGATGGAAGATCGCCTTGGTCAAGGAGAAAAAACTAAAGAAGCTTATGAAAATGGTCTGAAACATTGTCCTCAGTGTGTTCCTCTTTGGCTCTCACTTGCAAACTTAGAGGAAAGGACGAATGGCCTAAGCAAAGCTCGGGCTGTTCTTACTATGGCCAGGAAAAAGAATCCACAGAATCCAGAACTTTGGCTTGCAGCTATTCGTTCTGAGGCCAGGCATGGCAACAAAAAGGAAGCAGATTCATTGATGGCCAAGGCATTGCAAGAATGCCCAACAAGTGGTATACTATGGGCTGCTTCCATTGAGATGGTTCCGCGTCCTCAACGCAAGACAAAGAGTGCAGATGCCCTCAAACGGTGTGATCACGATGCGTATGTCATTTCATCTGTGGCAAAACTGTTTTGGCAAGACCGAAAGGTTGACAAGGCAAGGAACTGGTTCAACAGGGCAGTCACACTTTCTCCAGACATTGGGGATTTCTGGGTCTTTTACTACAAGTTTGAGCTTCAGCATGGTACTGACGAGACCCAAAAGGATGTACTGAAAAGATGTGTTGCTGCTGAGCCCAAGCATGGAGAAAGATGGCAAGTAATTTCCAAGGCAGTAGAGAACTCTCACCTCCCAATTGAAGCTATTCTTAAGAAGGTAGTTCTTGCTCTAGGTAAAGAAGAAAACTCTACTGTGTTAGATGGCATCAAGCCCTAA